From the bacterium genome, the window AGGACCGCCGCCGGGACGGGCGCGTCGACACGCTGTGGGTCGAGACCTTCCCCGCGCCGGTGACCGCGGCGACCCTCGAGCGCGGGCGCGAGCGCTTCGGCGTCTACTGCGCGCCCTGCCACGGGCTGGCCGGCAACGGCGACGGCATCGTCGCCAAGCGGGCCGAGGCCCTGATGGAGGGCACCTGGGTGCCGCCGTCGAATCTGGTCGACGCCGCGGTCCGCGCGCGGCCAGTCGGCCACCTCTACAACACGATCCGCTTCGGCATCCGCAAGATGCCGGCCTACGGATCCCAGATCGGCGTCGACGACCGCTGGGCGATCGTGGCCTACGTGCGCGCCCTGCAGGCCGCGCAGGCCGGCTCGCCGGCGGACCTGGCGCCCGCGGACCTGGCCGCGCTCGGCCCG encodes:
- a CDS encoding cytochrome c, encoding MPRIMKSAAVVLTLLALIPVLMLVKARVTDSGRPRLSLVYDMDDQAKVKTQRAGALFADGRAMRPPPAGAVARDELVGQDRRRDGRVDTLWVETFPAPVTAATLERGRERFGVYCAPCHGLAGNGDGIVAKRAEALMEGTWVPPSNLVDAAVRARPVGHLYNTIRFGIRKMPAYGSQIGVDDRWAIVAYVRALQAAQAGSPADLAPADLAALGP